In Vespa crabro chromosome 5, iyVesCrab1.2, whole genome shotgun sequence, a single window of DNA contains:
- the LOC124424122 gene encoding chloride channel CLIC-like protein 1 isoform X2: MWQYSRSVSFYRLLFSVYFHQVLVETKYVNNLFLLHMEEITIKKKQTEDYIDPHSFYYDRRKKQIIKDTKIFSREQNTKSNQVELLKESNENCEAVKIYYKRLIMKLLLISKLKNDDDNDDDDDTLKGQLFVKGTRAQIETLRKIETDNYSLKEIDIILSKILLEPSFYNNVSDMFDLYWISQSALKFIRNYYAYTIMVACSILGIVILFKHMPYFSPLFIIIVVIITVSFFQTWWQLITEAEIKLAASQMKYIEMPISCRPSKMNLWEKINSYLFNAIDCEKYYEARMSNPMLQVTPAMAFSHMVTTFLTHPISIIGTTMSQFISNATDHLPIFIKYMVQVLLYILLPVFLLVAIFICRGGSVRFGLPFISSLLSFEQTSLPPNSAQKRQTIELIREIFAEVPPNILLKNTESVKAVLSSDTFEEQKNNSPTDNAVEESSKLRSIEFVKKLDHASGDSNKNNLFSEETEEESEKCLKEPKIDTEKYIGGGDG, encoded by the exons ATGTGGCAGTATAGTCGCTCCGTGTCATTTTATCGTTTGCTATTCTCAGTTTACTTTCATCAAGTCCTTGTAGAAACAAAATATGTTAACAacttgtttcttcttcatatGGAAGAAATAACCATTAAAAA GAAGCAAACAGAAGATTACATCGATccacattctttttattatgatagacgtaaaaaacaaataataaaagatac aaaaatattttcgagagAGCAAAATACAAAATCTAATCAAgtagaattattaaaagaaagtaatGAAAATTGTGAGGcagtgaaaatatattataagcgTTTGATTATGAAGTTACTCTTAATTTCTAAGTTGAAG aatgacgatgataatgatgatgatgatgatacgTTAAAGGGACaattatttgtaaaaggaACAAGAGCGCAAATCGAAACacttagaaaaatagaaactgataattattctttgaaagaaattgatataatcttgagtaaaattttattggaGCCTTCATTCTATAATAATGTTTCTGATATGTTCGATTTGTATTGGATTAGTCAGTCtgcattaaaatttattaggaATTACTAT gcATATACGATTATGGTTGCCTGTAGTATACTGGGAATCGTCATATTATTCAAACATATGCCATATTTTTCtccattattcattattatcgtcgtgaTAATAACAGTTAGCTTCTTCCAGACTTGGTGGCaactaataacg gaagcCGAGATCAAATTAGCGGCATCACAAATGAAATACATTGAAATGCCTATAAGTTGTCGGCCGAGCAAAATGAATTTGTGGGAGAAAATAAACTCATATCTCT tTAATGCCATTGActgtgaaaaatattacgaagCTAGAATGAGTAATCCAATGTTGCAAGTAACACCTGCTATGGCTTTTTCACACATGGTAACCACATTCCTAACGCATCCAATATCTATTATTGGAACAACAATGTCTCAGTTTATAAGTAATGCAACTG atcaCTTGCCtatctttataaaatacatggtacaagtacttttatatatattgttaccTGTATTCCTTTTggttgctatttttatttgtagagGAGGTTCTGTTAGATTTGGATTACCATTTATTTCTTCACTGTTGTCATTTGAACAGACTTCATTGCCTCCGAATAGTGCTCAAAAGAGGCAGACAATTGAGTTAATTCGTGag ATTTTTGCCGAAGTGCCTCCTAATATTCTACTAAAAAATACTGAAAGTGTTAAAGCAGTGCTATCGTCTGATACTttcgaagaacaaaaaaataatagtccTACGGATAATGCAGTCGAAGAATCTTCTAAATTAAGATCAattgaatttgtaaaaaaattggATCATGCTAGTGgtgattcaaataaaaataatttattttctgaaGAAACTGAAGAGGAAAGTGAAAAATGCTTAAAAGAGCCTAAAATCGATACGGAGAAATATATTGGAGGTGGCGAtggttaa
- the LOC124424122 gene encoding chloride channel CLIC-like protein 1 isoform X1, whose product MLKLIFFICIIIQCLISSSLVFCNHNNTSHPESNGIENLNNDINLDSINNNDSDGNDMKQTEDYIDPHSFYYDRRKKQIIKDTKIFSREQNTKSNQVELLKESNENCEAVKIYYKRLIMKLLLISKLKNDDDNDDDDDTLKGQLFVKGTRAQIETLRKIETDNYSLKEIDIILSKILLEPSFYNNVSDMFDLYWISQSALKFIRNYYAYTIMVACSILGIVILFKHMPYFSPLFIIIVVIITVSFFQTWWQLITEAEIKLAASQMKYIEMPISCRPSKMNLWEKINSYLFNAIDCEKYYEARMSNPMLQVTPAMAFSHMVTTFLTHPISIIGTTMSQFISNATDHLPIFIKYMVQVLLYILLPVFLLVAIFICRGGSVRFGLPFISSLLSFEQTSLPPNSAQKRQTIELIREIFAEVPPNILLKNTESVKAVLSSDTFEEQKNNSPTDNAVEESSKLRSIEFVKKLDHASGDSNKNNLFSEETEEESEKCLKEPKIDTEKYIGGGDG is encoded by the exons atgttgaaattaatcttttttatttgtatcattATACAATGTTTAATTAGTTCTTCGTTAGTTTTTtgcaatcataataatacttCACATCCTGAaag TAATGGAATTGAAAACTTAAACAATGACATTAATTTAGATTctataaataacaatgattctGATGGAAACGATAT GAAGCAAACAGAAGATTACATCGATccacattctttttattatgatagacgtaaaaaacaaataataaaagatac aaaaatattttcgagagAGCAAAATACAAAATCTAATCAAgtagaattattaaaagaaagtaatGAAAATTGTGAGGcagtgaaaatatattataagcgTTTGATTATGAAGTTACTCTTAATTTCTAAGTTGAAG aatgacgatgataatgatgatgatgatgatacgTTAAAGGGACaattatttgtaaaaggaACAAGAGCGCAAATCGAAACacttagaaaaatagaaactgataattattctttgaaagaaattgatataatcttgagtaaaattttattggaGCCTTCATTCTATAATAATGTTTCTGATATGTTCGATTTGTATTGGATTAGTCAGTCtgcattaaaatttattaggaATTACTAT gcATATACGATTATGGTTGCCTGTAGTATACTGGGAATCGTCATATTATTCAAACATATGCCATATTTTTCtccattattcattattatcgtcgtgaTAATAACAGTTAGCTTCTTCCAGACTTGGTGGCaactaataacg gaagcCGAGATCAAATTAGCGGCATCACAAATGAAATACATTGAAATGCCTATAAGTTGTCGGCCGAGCAAAATGAATTTGTGGGAGAAAATAAACTCATATCTCT tTAATGCCATTGActgtgaaaaatattacgaagCTAGAATGAGTAATCCAATGTTGCAAGTAACACCTGCTATGGCTTTTTCACACATGGTAACCACATTCCTAACGCATCCAATATCTATTATTGGAACAACAATGTCTCAGTTTATAAGTAATGCAACTG atcaCTTGCCtatctttataaaatacatggtacaagtacttttatatatattgttaccTGTATTCCTTTTggttgctatttttatttgtagagGAGGTTCTGTTAGATTTGGATTACCATTTATTTCTTCACTGTTGTCATTTGAACAGACTTCATTGCCTCCGAATAGTGCTCAAAAGAGGCAGACAATTGAGTTAATTCGTGag ATTTTTGCCGAAGTGCCTCCTAATATTCTACTAAAAAATACTGAAAGTGTTAAAGCAGTGCTATCGTCTGATACTttcgaagaacaaaaaaataatagtccTACGGATAATGCAGTCGAAGAATCTTCTAAATTAAGATCAattgaatttgtaaaaaaattggATCATGCTAGTGgtgattcaaataaaaataatttattttctgaaGAAACTGAAGAGGAAAGTGAAAAATGCTTAAAAGAGCCTAAAATCGATACGGAGAAATATATTGGAGGTGGCGAtggttaa